A part of Jiangella alba genomic DNA contains:
- a CDS encoding (Fe-S)-binding protein — protein sequence MQFVAIVVALGVTVLSLVVLTDAIMRMVRVIRLGGPAPGRKLNPSARTRTLVREFLGHTKMAKRPVVAVAHWFVMVGFFALFFTLVTAYGQLFDARYALPLIGHWIPFEWATEAIAWATLLGIGLLTVVRQRSHPRALGRGSRFFGSTFWQAYYVEFTIATIAASILVLRGLEYRLFGDVLHFPLTAFIGSWFSGVPTADVELTVHLVAGLKITVSWVFFIVLAWNLTMGVGWHRGLAFFNIWFKRDPEGGPALGAAKPLTVNGEPVDFEALDDLDDDASLGVGKVEDFSWKGLLDFSTCTECGRCQSQCPAWNTDKPLSPKLFVTALRDHAYAKAPYLLAGDESAKAEAERPLVGPVDAGGVIDPDVLWSCTTCGACVEQCPVDIEHVDHILDLRRYQSLIESEFPSELNGLFKNLEKAGNPWGVNASKRMDWASGLSFEVPRVGVEVDSLDEVEWLFWVGCAGAFEDRAKKTTQAVAELLHTAGVSFAVLGDGETCTGDPARRSGNEFLYQQLAAQNIDVLRESGAVRVVSTCAHCFNTIKNEYSQLGLELEVVHHTQLLNRLVREGKLTPVAPAGDAQIAGRPVTYHDPCYLGRHNQVYTPPRELVQALPGVELREMPRNQQNSFCCGAGGARMWMEERIGTRINSARTAEALDTGAEAIAVGCPFCRVMLSDGLTEAQADGRGEGVEVLDVAQLLLAAVQRGS from the coding sequence ATGCAGTTTGTCGCGATCGTCGTCGCGCTGGGCGTGACGGTGCTGTCGTTGGTGGTGCTCACCGACGCGATCATGCGGATGGTGCGGGTCATCCGGCTGGGCGGGCCCGCGCCGGGCCGCAAGCTGAACCCGTCGGCCCGCACCCGCACTCTGGTGCGCGAGTTCCTCGGCCACACGAAGATGGCGAAGCGCCCGGTGGTGGCCGTGGCGCACTGGTTCGTCATGGTCGGGTTCTTCGCGTTGTTCTTCACGCTGGTCACGGCGTACGGGCAGTTGTTCGACGCTCGGTACGCGCTGCCGCTGATCGGGCACTGGATCCCGTTCGAGTGGGCCACCGAGGCCATCGCGTGGGCGACGCTGCTGGGCATCGGCCTGCTGACGGTGGTGCGGCAGCGGTCGCATCCGCGGGCGCTGGGGCGGGGGTCGCGGTTCTTCGGGTCGACGTTCTGGCAGGCCTACTACGTTGAGTTCACCATCGCGACCATCGCGGCGAGCATCCTGGTGCTGCGCGGGCTGGAGTACCGCCTCTTCGGTGACGTGCTGCACTTCCCGCTGACGGCGTTCATCGGGTCGTGGTTCTCCGGCGTGCCGACGGCCGACGTGGAGCTGACGGTGCACCTGGTCGCCGGGCTGAAGATCACCGTGTCGTGGGTGTTCTTCATCGTGCTGGCGTGGAACCTGACGATGGGGGTGGGCTGGCACCGGGGGCTGGCGTTCTTCAACATCTGGTTCAAGCGCGACCCCGAGGGCGGGCCCGCGCTGGGCGCGGCGAAGCCGTTGACGGTCAACGGCGAGCCGGTCGACTTCGAGGCGCTGGACGACCTCGACGACGACGCGTCGCTGGGGGTCGGGAAGGTCGAGGACTTCTCCTGGAAGGGGCTGCTCGACTTCTCGACGTGCACGGAGTGCGGGCGGTGCCAGTCGCAGTGCCCGGCGTGGAACACCGACAAGCCGCTGTCGCCGAAGCTGTTCGTGACGGCGCTGCGCGACCACGCGTACGCGAAGGCGCCGTACCTGCTGGCCGGTGACGAGTCGGCGAAGGCCGAGGCCGAGCGTCCGCTCGTCGGGCCGGTCGACGCGGGCGGCGTGATCGACCCGGACGTGCTGTGGTCGTGCACCACCTGCGGGGCGTGTGTCGAGCAGTGCCCGGTCGACATCGAGCACGTCGATCACATCCTCGACCTGCGCCGCTACCAGTCGCTGATCGAGTCCGAGTTCCCGTCCGAGCTGAACGGGCTGTTCAAGAACCTGGAGAAGGCCGGCAACCCGTGGGGCGTGAACGCCTCCAAGCGCATGGACTGGGCGTCGGGGCTGTCGTTCGAGGTGCCGCGCGTCGGCGTCGAGGTCGATTCGCTGGACGAGGTCGAGTGGTTGTTCTGGGTGGGCTGCGCGGGCGCGTTCGAGGACCGCGCGAAGAAGACGACGCAGGCCGTCGCGGAACTGCTGCACACCGCCGGGGTGTCGTTCGCCGTCCTCGGCGACGGCGAGACCTGCACCGGCGACCCCGCCCGCCGGTCCGGGAACGAGTTCCTGTACCAGCAGCTGGCCGCGCAGAACATCGACGTGCTGCGCGAGTCGGGCGCGGTGCGGGTGGTGTCGACGTGCGCGCACTGCTTCAACACCATCAAGAACGAGTACTCCCAGCTCGGGCTGGAACTCGAGGTCGTGCACCACACCCAGCTGCTCAACCGCCTCGTGCGCGAGGGGAAGCTGACCCCCGTCGCGCCCGCCGGCGACGCCCAGATCGCGGGACGGCCGGTCACCTACCACGACCCCTGCTACCTGGGCCGGCACAACCAGGTCTACACACCGCCGCGCGAACTCGTCCAGGCACTCCCCGGGGTGGAGCTGCGCGAGATGCCGCGCAACCAGCAGAACTCGTTCTGCTGCGGCGCCGGCGGCGCCCGCATGTGGATGGAAGAGCGCATCGGCACCCGCATCAACAGCGCCCGCACCGCCGAGGCGCTCGACACCGGCGCCGAAGCCATCGCCGTCGGCTGCCCCTTCTGCCGGGTCATGCTCTCCGACGGCCTCACCGAGGCCCAGGCCGACGGCCGCGGCGAAGGCGTCGAGGTCCTCGACGTCGCCCAACTGCTGCTC